The Chroicocephalus ridibundus chromosome 2, bChrRid1.1, whole genome shotgun sequence genome includes a region encoding these proteins:
- the CXCR6 gene encoding C-X-C chemokine receptor type 6, producing MATSDADNFYYNFSIIDPNENRSETFHTFIKVFLPCIYSVVFILGLAGNALVFVILVFYEKLKTLTDIFLVNLAIADWVFLWTLPFWAYSAGQEWIFGTVACRTIRGLYVLNLYTSMLTLTSITFDRLIAITFATKAHMCQTKRMTWGKLICVLIWVISLAFAAPQFIFSKVFSIDKSVCQEEYPNHGTELALEVIQVTLGYFIPMLAMIICYSLIIRTLLHARSFQKNKSLKKIFSVVAIFILTQSPYTFLRLIKIIDWRFNLNSSFEYAIIITEALAYFHGCLNPVLYFFMGVKFRRNLQKIIKNSRCIKRQVKAKQWQTTEEEGSKTFTASNNADATSMYPL from the coding sequence ATGGCAACTTCAGATGCTGATAACTTTTATTACAACTTCTCCATCATTGATCCCAATGAAAACAGAAGTGAGACTTTTCACACATTTATAAAAGTCTTCCTGCCCTGTATATACTCGGTTGTTTTCATCCTTGGGCTAGCAGGAAACGCGCTGGTCTTTGTCATACTAGTTTTCTATGAGAAACTGAAGACACTGACAGATATATTTTTGGTGAACTTGGCAATAGCTGATTGGGTCTTCCTTTGGACGCTGCCGTTCTGGGCGTATTCTGCTGGTCAGGAGTGGATTTTTGGCACTGTGGCATGTCGTACTATACGGGGCTTGTATGTTCTGAACTTGTACACTTCAATGCTAACTCTAACATCCATTACTTTTGACCGGCTTATTGCTATTACTTTTGCCACCAAAGCACATATGTGTCAAACCAAACGAATGACATGGGGCAAATTAATCTGTGTCTTGATCTGGGTGATCTCACTAGCATTTGCCGCACCGCAGTTTATTTTTAGTAAGGTGTTTAGTATTGATAAGTCAGTATGTCAGGAAGAATACCCAAACCATGGCACAGAACTAGCTCTTGAAGTGATCCAAGTGACCCTTGGCTATTTTATTCCCATGCTAGCCATGATCATCTGTTACTCACTAATTATTAGAACCTTACTGCATGCCAGGAGTTTTCAAAAGAACaaatctctaaaaaaaatattttctgtagttgCAATATTTATTCTTACTCAGTCACCCTATACTTTCTTGAGACTGATAAAGATCATAGACTGGAGATTTAATTTGAACAGCAGCTTTGAATATGCAATCATCATAACAGAAGCTCTTGCTTATTTCCATGGCTGTCTTAACCctgttctgtatttcttcatGGGGGTAAAATTCAGGAGGAActtacagaaaattattaaaaactcaAGATGCATCAAACGGCAAGTTAAGGCTAAACAGTGGCAAACCACTGAAGAAGAAGGCTCTAAGACTTTTACTGCCTCAAATAATGCAGATGCAACAAGCATGTACCCACTATAA